A window from Leptothermofonsia sichuanensis E412 encodes these proteins:
- the gcvP gene encoding aminomethyl-transferring glycine dehydrogenase, whose product MLERSMDQTGAGVNHSTMGNPDNSPTNGSASFASGSPHVETAHPVPRPSLPVNPLAYTDSFERRHIGPSPEDITQMLALLGFKSLDDLIEATIPASIRMSRSLHLESARSEYELLQELREIAQENQVYRSFIGLGYYNCITPTVIQRNILENPAWYTQYTPYQPEIAQGRLEALLNFQTMVTDLTGLEIANASLLDEATAAAEAMTMSYGVSKTGSRAFWVSAECHPQTIEVLQTRARPLGIEIVIGDHRTFQFEQPVFGVLLQYPASDGAIYDYQAFCDRAHAAGALVTVAADLLSLTLLKPPGEFGADIAVGNTQRFGVPLGYGGPHAAYFATKEAFKRQLPGRLVGVSKDVHGHPALRLALQTREQHIRRDKATSNICTAQVLLAIIASTYAVYHGPQGLRQIAERVHCMTGILAEGLHKLGYTLGTEPYFDTLRVTVPEGKAKDIVRRAHSHHINLRQIDDRSFGISLDETVSSDDLIALFQIFAGEQIAHFTPEDVLSHCPVPCLPPPLSRTSAYLTHPVFNSYHSETELLRYLYRLQSKDLSLTTAMIPLGSCTMKLNATTEMVPITWAEFSQIHPFAPLDQTRGYQRLFEQLEEWLAEITGFAGISLQPNAGSQGEYAGLLVIRQYHESRGDRHRNVCLIPQSAHGTNPASAVMAGMQVVAVACDRDGNIDLADLKAKAEQHRDQLAALMVTYPSTHGVFEESIREICSLIHACGGQVYMDGANMNAQVGLCRPADFGADVCHLNLHKTFCIPHGGGGPGMGPIGVAAHLVPFLPRHPLVSVGGKEGIGAVSAAPWGSASILPISWVYIALMGAEGLRRATEVAILNANYIAKRLENHYPILYKGKNGLVAHECIIDLRQFKKTAEIEVDDIAKRLIDYGFHPPTVSWPVAGTMMVEPTESESKQELDRFCDAMIAIREEIREIEAGKADRQDNLLKNAPHTVFALTTDEWSHPYSRQRAVYPDAWTRENKFWAAVGRIDQAYGDRNLVCTCPSMGAYS is encoded by the coding sequence ATGCTAGAGCGTTCTATGGATCAGACTGGCGCGGGTGTAAATCACTCTACAATGGGCAACCCTGACAACTCCCCAACGAACGGTTCTGCCAGTTTTGCCAGCGGTTCCCCCCATGTCGAAACCGCCCACCCCGTCCCGCGCCCTTCGCTTCCAGTGAATCCTCTGGCATATACGGACTCTTTTGAACGCAGGCACATTGGACCCAGTCCAGAGGATATTACCCAGATGCTGGCACTGCTGGGGTTTAAGAGTCTGGATGACCTGATTGAGGCGACGATTCCGGCCAGTATTCGAATGTCGCGATCGCTCCATCTGGAGTCCGCCAGAAGCGAATACGAACTACTCCAGGAACTCAGGGAAATTGCCCAGGAAAACCAGGTTTACCGATCCTTCATTGGCCTGGGGTATTACAATTGCATCACTCCAACGGTGATTCAGCGGAACATTCTGGAAAATCCTGCCTGGTACACTCAATACACTCCCTACCAGCCTGAAATTGCCCAGGGTCGGCTGGAAGCACTGCTCAACTTTCAGACCATGGTCACGGACCTGACCGGGCTGGAAATTGCCAACGCTTCTCTGCTGGATGAAGCCACAGCGGCGGCGGAAGCCATGACCATGAGCTACGGGGTCAGTAAGACGGGTTCCAGAGCCTTCTGGGTATCCGCAGAATGTCATCCCCAGACCATTGAAGTCTTGCAGACCCGCGCCCGCCCTCTGGGAATTGAGATTGTAATCGGCGACCACCGTACCTTCCAGTTTGAGCAGCCCGTGTTTGGAGTGCTGCTTCAGTACCCTGCCAGCGATGGAGCCATTTATGACTATCAGGCATTTTGCGATCGCGCCCATGCCGCAGGAGCACTGGTCACCGTGGCAGCCGATCTGCTCAGTCTGACCCTGCTCAAACCTCCCGGTGAATTTGGTGCCGACATCGCGGTGGGGAATACCCAACGATTTGGGGTCCCCCTAGGCTACGGTGGTCCCCACGCGGCATACTTTGCCACAAAAGAAGCCTTCAAACGGCAACTTCCTGGTCGCCTGGTGGGGGTGTCGAAAGATGTCCACGGTCATCCCGCCCTGCGACTGGCACTCCAGACCCGCGAACAGCACATTCGCCGGGATAAAGCGACCAGCAATATCTGCACGGCCCAGGTGTTGCTGGCAATTATCGCCAGTACCTACGCGGTCTACCACGGTCCCCAGGGCTTGCGCCAGATCGCAGAACGGGTTCACTGTATGACCGGAATTCTGGCAGAAGGGCTGCATAAGCTGGGCTACACCCTGGGCACAGAACCCTACTTTGATACTCTGCGGGTTACGGTTCCTGAAGGCAAGGCAAAGGACATTGTCAGACGCGCCCATTCTCACCACATCAACCTGCGCCAGATTGACGATCGCAGTTTCGGGATTTCCCTGGATGAAACCGTTTCCTCCGATGACCTGATTGCCCTGTTCCAGATTTTTGCCGGGGAACAGATTGCCCACTTTACACCGGAGGATGTGCTGTCCCACTGTCCGGTACCCTGTCTGCCTCCTCCCCTGAGCCGCACCAGTGCCTATCTGACCCATCCGGTCTTTAACTCCTACCATTCCGAAACTGAGTTGCTGCGTTACCTGTACCGCTTGCAGTCAAAAGATTTGTCGCTAACCACGGCAATGATTCCCCTCGGATCCTGCACCATGAAGCTGAATGCCACGACTGAGATGGTACCCATCACCTGGGCAGAGTTCAGCCAGATCCATCCCTTTGCACCGCTGGATCAGACCAGGGGCTATCAACGACTGTTTGAGCAATTGGAGGAGTGGCTGGCAGAAATTACCGGCTTTGCTGGCATCTCCCTTCAGCCCAATGCTGGCTCCCAGGGAGAGTATGCCGGACTGCTGGTGATTCGCCAGTACCATGAATCCCGAGGCGATCGCCACCGGAATGTGTGCCTGATTCCCCAGTCTGCTCACGGCACCAACCCCGCCAGTGCGGTGATGGCGGGTATGCAGGTGGTTGCAGTTGCCTGCGATCGGGATGGCAACATTGACCTGGCAGACCTGAAGGCAAAGGCTGAGCAACATCGGGATCAACTGGCTGCCCTGATGGTGACCTACCCTTCCACCCACGGGGTGTTTGAGGAATCGATTCGGGAAATTTGCAGCCTCATCCATGCCTGTGGAGGGCAGGTCTATATGGACGGTGCCAACATGAACGCCCAGGTGGGGCTGTGCCGTCCGGCTGACTTTGGGGCAGATGTGTGTCATTTGAATTTACATAAAACCTTCTGTATTCCCCACGGCGGGGGTGGTCCCGGTATGGGTCCAATCGGGGTGGCGGCTCATCTGGTGCCATTTCTGCCCCGGCATCCACTGGTTTCCGTTGGAGGCAAAGAGGGAATTGGGGCGGTTTCGGCTGCGCCCTGGGGCAGTGCCAGTATCCTGCCGATTTCCTGGGTTTACATTGCCCTGATGGGGGCAGAAGGTTTGCGGAGAGCAACAGAAGTTGCGATTCTGAACGCCAACTACATTGCCAAGCGCCTGGAGAACCATTACCCGATTCTGTATAAGGGGAAGAATGGCCTAGTTGCCCATGAGTGCATCATTGACCTGCGCCAGTTCAAGAAAACGGCTGAGATCGAAGTGGATGATATTGCCAAACGATTGATTGATTATGGCTTTCACCCACCCACGGTATCGTGGCCCGTGGCTGGCACTATGATGGTGGAACCAACGGAAAGCGAGTCTAAACAAGAGTTAGACCGTTTTTGTGATGCCATGATTGCCATTCGGGAAGAAATTCGTGAAATTGAAGCGGGCAAAGCTGATCGACAGGATAATCTGCTGAAAAATGCGCCCCATACCGTGTTTGCTCTGACGACGGATGAATGGAGCCATCCCTACTCCCGGCAACGAGCCGTTTACCCGGATGCATGGACACGGGAAAACAAATTCTGGGCCGCTGTGGGACGGATTGACCAAGCCTATGGCGATCGCAACCTGGTCTGCACCTGCCCGTCGATGGGAGCCTATAGCTAA
- the gcvH gene encoding glycine cleavage system protein GcvH: MDFEYPDDLKYLDSHEYARLEGEIATIGITAFAVDQLGDIVFLELPEVGEAVEKGEKFGTVESVKAVEDLNSPVTGTVVECNTPLMDAPEDLAEDPYGEGWLIKVRVDDPGDLDDALTASEYREQVEGE; this comes from the coding sequence GATGACCTGAAGTATCTCGATTCCCACGAATACGCCCGTCTGGAAGGTGAAATTGCCACAATTGGAATTACAGCCTTTGCAGTCGATCAACTGGGCGATATCGTGTTCCTGGAACTGCCTGAAGTTGGTGAGGCTGTGGAGAAAGGTGAAAAATTTGGTACGGTTGAGTCTGTCAAAGCAGTTGAAGATTTGAATTCTCCAGTCACAGGAACGGTTGTGGAGTGCAACACTCCTTTGATGGATGCCCCAGAGGACCTGGCAGAAGACCCCTACGGTGAAGGCTGGCTGATTAAAGTACGAGTTGATGACCCTGGTGATCTTGACGATGCCCTTACTGCCAGTGAATATCGGGAACAGGTCGAGGGAGAGTAG